A stretch of Chitinophaga caeni DNA encodes these proteins:
- a CDS encoding GbsR/MarR family transcriptional regulator, whose amino-acid sequence MKLQEAKAQFIQAWGSLGAQWGINRTMAQIHALLLIAPEPLSADEIMEELNISRGNTNMNVRELINWGIVDKVLVPGERKEYFVAEKDIWKVGTAITRERKKRELDPMLRVLQGLQKVEGDNKDKSVKAFRDAIQGIYKFAQQTDNTLNTMIKAEENWFYSTILKLMK is encoded by the coding sequence ATGAAATTACAGGAAGCTAAAGCGCAATTTATCCAAGCTTGGGGGTCATTGGGTGCGCAATGGGGAATCAATAGAACGATGGCGCAAATCCATGCCTTGCTGCTGATTGCACCGGAGCCTTTGAGTGCAGATGAAATCATGGAAGAACTAAACATTTCCCGCGGGAATACAAATATGAATGTGCGAGAATTGATTAACTGGGGTATCGTGGATAAAGTATTGGTTCCCGGCGAACGCAAGGAATATTTCGTGGCCGAAAAAGATATCTGGAAAGTAGGGACAGCCATTACCCGCGAACGTAAAAAACGTGAACTTGATCCCATGCTGAGGGTGTTACAAGGTCTCCAGAAAGTAGAAGGGGATAACAAGGACAAATCCGTGAAAGCTTTCCGCGATGCGATCCAAGGCATCTACAAGTTCGCCCAACAAACTGATAATACGCTCAACACCATGATTAAAGCCGAAGAAAATTGGTTCTATAGCACCATATTGAAATTGATGAAATAA
- a CDS encoding TIGR01777 family oxidoreductase: protein MKNKKIVIAGGSGFIGHALCDEWGKHNQIIVLSRQKNYKHPLAETVYWDGQTLGIWQQQLEDCDLLVNLAGKSVNCRYTPANKKAIFDSRTDAVTVLGAAIQACQNPPKVFINAASATIYAHSLNQPMTESQHEIKNDFSVQVCKKWEACFTSLQLPGTRKVILRIAVTFGRQGGVFGYYLNLVKCGLGGKQGNGEQMFSWVHARDVARMMEWVYETPTCQGVYNCAAPYPERNRDMMKTLRAVFGHKFGFPLPTWTLKIGAFIIGTETELLLKSRYVLPKRAMQEGFKFQFPAARAAFENIKQSLPRSKYHLF from the coding sequence ATGAAAAATAAAAAGATTGTCATTGCCGGGGGAAGTGGTTTTATTGGTCATGCCCTGTGCGATGAATGGGGCAAACACAACCAAATCATTGTCTTGAGTCGCCAGAAGAATTATAAGCACCCGCTAGCTGAAACAGTATATTGGGATGGCCAAACACTGGGTATTTGGCAACAACAATTAGAGGACTGTGATCTCCTGGTAAACCTTGCCGGCAAAAGCGTTAATTGTCGCTACACTCCTGCCAATAAAAAGGCCATCTTTGATAGCAGGACTGATGCAGTTACTGTTTTGGGAGCAGCGATACAAGCTTGTCAAAATCCGCCGAAAGTATTTATCAACGCTGCTTCCGCCACTATATATGCACATTCATTAAACCAGCCGATGACCGAAAGCCAGCATGAAATCAAGAACGATTTTTCCGTGCAAGTCTGCAAAAAATGGGAAGCTTGTTTTACAAGTTTGCAACTCCCCGGAACAAGGAAAGTCATTTTAAGAATTGCCGTGACGTTCGGTCGGCAGGGTGGCGTTTTCGGATATTACCTCAACCTCGTGAAGTGCGGGCTCGGTGGCAAGCAGGGCAATGGCGAGCAGATGTTTAGCTGGGTACATGCCCGCGATGTGGCCAGGATGATGGAATGGGTTTATGAAACGCCCACTTGCCAGGGTGTTTATAATTGCGCCGCTCCCTACCCGGAACGCAACCGGGATATGATGAAAACCTTGCGGGCAGTTTTCGGGCACAAATTCGGTTTTCCCTTACCTACCTGGACGTTAAAGATAGGGGCATTTATCATCGGGACGGAAACCGAATTACTATTAAAAAGCAGATACGTATTGCCGAAACGGGCCATGCAGGAAGGTTTTAAATTTCAATTCCCAGCCGCAAGGGCAGCCTTCGAAAACATCAAACAATCCTTACCGAGATCCAAGTACCATTTGTTTTAA
- a CDS encoding CoA-binding protein, protein MEKKTVVLGASTNPERYSNLAVHKLKAHHHPVIAIGKKEGMIEDTPIITEHPPVDDVDTVTIYLNPKHQEEYYDYILSLKPKRIIFNPGAENPELKKIALDNDILPQEACTLVLLSTGQF, encoded by the coding sequence ATGGAAAAAAAGACGGTTGTTCTCGGGGCTTCAACTAACCCGGAGCGGTACAGCAATTTAGCGGTACATAAATTGAAAGCGCATCACCATCCCGTTATTGCCATCGGCAAAAAAGAAGGCATGATCGAAGATACGCCTATCATTACTGAACATCCGCCGGTAGATGATGTTGACACGGTCACTATCTATTTAAACCCTAAGCACCAGGAAGAGTATTACGACTACATCTTGTCTTTGAAACCGAAGAGAATCATTTTCAACCCCGGCGCCGAAAATCCAGAGTTGAAAAAAATAGCGCTGGACAATGATATCTTACCACAGGAAGCTTGCACACTCGTGCTGTTGAGCACCGGGCAATTTTAA
- a CDS encoding ribonuclease H-like YkuK family protein has protein sequence MKWRRFNGEAIQLPIKEEVRSAIIREVNNGYRLKVCIGTDSQVKGAETEFATVIVFLREGHGGFMFIHNEKTRDKYSIKERMLVEVAKTIEIAYELCDLFTTYDVDMEVHVDINTNPQFKSNLALREAMGYILGMGFAFKAKPEAFASSSCANRIVN, from the coding sequence ATGAAATGGAGGAGATTTAACGGCGAAGCCATACAGCTACCCATCAAAGAGGAAGTTCGCAGTGCCATCATCCGCGAAGTAAATAATGGCTACCGTTTGAAGGTATGTATCGGCACGGATTCGCAGGTAAAAGGAGCCGAAACCGAGTTTGCCACGGTAATCGTTTTCCTTAGGGAAGGCCACGGGGGCTTCATGTTTATTCATAATGAAAAGACCCGCGACAAGTATTCTATCAAAGAAAGAATGCTCGTGGAAGTGGCCAAGACGATCGAGATCGCTTACGAATTATGCGATCTGTTCACAACCTATGATGTGGATATGGAAGTACATGTAGACATCAACACCAATCCGCAATTCAAAAGCAATTTAGCGCTCCGCGAAGCCATGGGCTATATCCTGGGAATGGGATTTGCCTTCAAAGCCAAGCCGGAAGCGTTTGCCAGTAGTAGCTGCGCCAACAGGATCGTGAACTAA
- the yihA gene encoding ribosome biogenesis GTP-binding protein YihA/YsxC, with product MIIKSAEYLISSPNYTSCPPDTLPEYAFIGRSNVGKSSLINMLTNYDKLAKTSASPGKTQLINHFIVNKEWYLVDLPGYGFAKVSQSQRKSWERMIEDYLRKRPNLVNVFVLLDSRLSPQKIDLEFINKLGEWQVPFAMVFTKSDKNSQAETSKNVKAFLNKMREDWEFLPPHFVTSATKKLGREKVLGMIEELNASFRGIA from the coding sequence ATGATAATTAAATCCGCAGAATACCTGATCAGTAGCCCGAATTATACAAGCTGCCCGCCTGATACCTTGCCGGAATACGCTTTTATAGGCCGGTCAAATGTAGGTAAATCATCCTTGATTAATATGTTGACCAATTATGATAAATTGGCAAAAACATCTGCTTCGCCGGGAAAAACGCAGTTGATCAACCATTTTATTGTCAACAAGGAATGGTACCTGGTGGATTTACCCGGTTATGGCTTCGCAAAAGTATCCCAGTCGCAAAGAAAGAGTTGGGAGCGGATGATCGAGGATTATTTACGTAAGAGGCCGAACCTGGTGAATGTGTTCGTATTGCTGGATAGCCGCCTTTCACCGCAGAAGATAGACCTGGAGTTCATCAATAAACTCGGTGAATGGCAAGTACCCTTCGCAATGGTATTTACAAAATCGGATAAGAATTCCCAGGCTGAAACTAGTAAAAATGTAAAGGCTTTCCTTAACAAGATGCGGGAAGATTGGGAATTTTTGCCGCCGCATTTCGTGACCTCCGCCACTAAAAAATTAGGAAGGGAGAAAGTATTGGGGATGATCGAGGAGTTGAACGCTTCTTTCCGGGGGATTGCTTAG
- the ubiE gene encoding bifunctional demethylmenaquinone methyltransferase/2-methoxy-6-polyprenyl-1,4-benzoquinol methylase UbiE encodes MSEKETVQKIVPFKASNLSKKEQIAHMFNDIAPRYDFLNRFLSLGIDVIWRKKALRMLKKDRPQKMLDVATGTGDFAIMAHKILQPQHITGIDISAGMLEFGRQKIENAGLSGKISLQLGDSETISFADQTFDAITVAYGVRNFENIEKGLSEMFRVLKPGGKLIILEFSNPTAFPIKQLYHFYFKYITPRVGKLVSKNRDAYEYLPDSVKAFPQGQVMCDILTNIGFQAVTCKTLTFGISSVYCATR; translated from the coding sequence ATGTCGGAAAAAGAAACGGTTCAGAAAATTGTTCCTTTCAAAGCCTCAAATTTAAGCAAGAAGGAGCAGATAGCACACATGTTCAATGATATCGCCCCGCGGTACGACTTTTTGAACAGGTTCCTATCGTTGGGAATTGATGTCATATGGCGTAAAAAAGCCTTACGGATGCTGAAAAAAGATCGTCCGCAAAAAATGCTGGACGTGGCTACCGGCACCGGGGATTTTGCCATTATGGCCCATAAAATTTTACAGCCGCAGCATATCACCGGGATCGATATCTCCGCCGGGATGCTGGAATTCGGCCGTCAAAAGATAGAAAATGCCGGGTTGTCAGGGAAAATTAGCCTTCAATTGGGCGACAGTGAAACAATAAGTTTTGCCGATCAAACGTTTGATGCGATAACGGTGGCCTACGGCGTAAGGAATTTTGAGAATATCGAGAAAGGATTATCCGAGATGTTCAGGGTATTGAAGCCGGGTGGAAAACTGATTATCCTGGAATTCTCTAACCCTACTGCCTTCCCCATCAAGCAATTATATCATTTTTATTTCAAGTATATCACCCCGAGAGTGGGGAAACTCGTTTCCAAGAACCGGGATGCCTACGAATATTTACCGGATTCGGTAAAAGCGTTCCCACAAGGACAAGTGATGTGCGATATCTTAACAAACATCGGCTTTCAAGCAGTTACATGCAAAACACTCACATTCGGCATCAGTTCCGTTTACTGCGCTACTCGATAG